A portion of the Pseudomonas synxantha BG33R genome contains these proteins:
- the lnt gene encoding apolipoprotein N-acyltransferase → MQRLNRPGWPGNLLAVVAGAITTLALAPFDIWPLALVAVGLFYIGLRELTPRQALGRGWCFGFGLFGAGTSWIYYSIHHFGGASVLLAGFLMLLFTAAIAWFFALPAWLWARWLRRNEAPLADALTFAALWVGQEAFRGWFLTGFPWLYSGYSQLDGPLTGLAPLGGMWLISFALALTAALLCNLPRLLASKRNAFIGAGLVLLVAPWAIGLALKHHAWTSPSGEPLSVAAIQGNVEQSMKWDPDQLNAQLALYRDMSLSSKRVDLLVWPETAVPVLKESVEGYLGMMGKFAADRNTALITGVPIRQEVHHEKRYFNGITVVGEGDGTYLKQKLVPFGEYVPLQDMLRGLIAFFDLPMSDFARGPSDQAMLQAKGYQIAPFICYEVVYPEFAAGLSAQSDLLLTISNDTWFGRSIGPLQHLQMAQMRALEAGRWMIRATNNGVTGLINPFGQITAQIPQFERGILYGEVVPMHNLTPYLQWRSWPLIIVCLGLFGWALLAGRMSKTL, encoded by the coding sequence ATGCAGCGCCTGAACCGCCCCGGCTGGCCCGGTAACTTGCTGGCCGTGGTGGCCGGCGCCATCACTACCCTGGCGCTGGCGCCGTTCGATATCTGGCCGTTGGCTCTGGTAGCGGTCGGCCTGTTCTATATCGGCCTGCGGGAGCTGACACCCCGCCAGGCCCTGGGCCGCGGCTGGTGTTTCGGTTTCGGCCTGTTTGGCGCCGGCACCAGCTGGATCTACTACAGCATTCACCACTTCGGCGGCGCTTCGGTGTTGCTGGCGGGGTTCCTGATGCTGCTGTTTACCGCCGCCATCGCCTGGTTCTTTGCCCTGCCCGCCTGGTTGTGGGCGCGCTGGCTGCGCCGCAATGAAGCACCATTGGCGGATGCCCTGACCTTCGCCGCGTTATGGGTTGGCCAGGAAGCATTTCGTGGCTGGTTCCTCACCGGTTTCCCCTGGTTGTACTCCGGTTACAGCCAACTCGACGGCCCGCTGACCGGCCTCGCGCCGCTGGGCGGAATGTGGCTGATTTCCTTCGCGCTGGCACTCACGGCAGCCCTGCTGTGCAACCTGCCGCGCCTGCTGGCAAGCAAGCGCAACGCCTTCATTGGTGCGGGCCTGGTGTTGCTGGTCGCCCCCTGGGCCATCGGCCTGGCGCTCAAGCACCACGCCTGGACCTCGCCCTCCGGCGAACCGCTAAGCGTCGCCGCCATCCAGGGCAACGTCGAGCAAAGCATGAAGTGGGACCCCGACCAGCTCAATGCACAGTTGGCGCTGTACCGCGACATGAGCCTGAGTTCCAAGCGTGTCGACCTGCTGGTATGGCCGGAAACCGCCGTGCCGGTACTCAAGGAGTCGGTCGAGGGCTACCTGGGCATGATGGGCAAGTTTGCCGCCGACCGGAACACCGCACTGATTACCGGGGTACCGATTCGCCAGGAAGTGCACCATGAGAAGCGCTACTTCAATGGCATTACCGTAGTCGGCGAAGGTGACGGCACCTATCTCAAGCAAAAGCTGGTGCCGTTTGGCGAATACGTGCCGTTGCAGGACATGCTGCGCGGGCTGATTGCGTTCTTCGACCTGCCGATGTCGGACTTCGCCCGTGGCCCTTCAGACCAGGCCATGCTTCAGGCCAAGGGCTATCAGATTGCGCCGTTCATTTGCTATGAAGTGGTGTACCCGGAATTCGCTGCCGGCCTGTCGGCCCAGAGCGACCTGCTGCTGACTATCAGCAACGACACCTGGTTCGGTCGCTCCATCGGCCCATTGCAGCACCTGCAAATGGCGCAGATGCGTGCACTGGAAGCCGGGCGCTGGATGATCCGCGCCACCAATAACGGCGTGACCGGGCTGATAAACCCGTTTGGGCAGATCACCGCACAGATCCCGCAGTTCGAGCGCGGCATTCTTTACGGCGAAGTGGTACCGATGCACAACCTCACGCCGTACCTGCAGTGGCGTTCGTGGCCGTTGATCATCGTGTGCCTGGGGTTGTTTGGCTGGGCGCTGCTGGCTGGGCGGATGTCCAAAACGCTCTGA
- the ybeY gene encoding rRNA maturation RNase YbeY, with protein sequence MLELDLQLATEAPAPSEAQFRHWCTLALRQRTADSELTIRLVDEPEGRELNHTWRQKDYATNVLSFPADVPDELLDIPLLGDLVICVEVVEREAKEQGKELEAHWAHLVIHGCLHLLGYDHIDDDEAEEMEALERTLLAELGHRDPYADDES encoded by the coding sequence ATGCTTGAGCTAGACCTGCAGCTTGCCACCGAAGCGCCCGCCCCCAGCGAAGCACAGTTCCGGCACTGGTGCACCCTGGCCCTGCGCCAGCGCACCGCAGATTCGGAACTGACCATTCGTCTGGTGGATGAGCCCGAAGGCCGCGAGCTGAACCACACCTGGCGTCAAAAAGACTACGCGACCAACGTGCTGTCCTTCCCCGCCGACGTACCCGACGAGTTGCTGGATATCCCACTGCTGGGCGATCTGGTGATCTGCGTCGAGGTGGTCGAGCGCGAGGCAAAGGAACAAGGCAAGGAACTTGAGGCCCATTGGGCCCATCTAGTCATCCACGGCTGCTTGCATCTCTTGGGTTACGACCATATAGACGATGATGAAGCCGAGGAAATGGAAGCACTGGAACGAACGTTGCTTGCCGAACTGGGTCACCGCGACCCGTACGCAGACGACGAAAGCTGA
- a CDS encoding DUF1820 family protein, with the protein MTKREAPIYKVIFLNQGQVFEMYAKQIYQSDLWGFLEVEEFVFGERTQLVVDPGEEKLKAQFEGVVRSFVPMHSIVRIDEVERLGTPKISEARGTSNVMPFPMPMPEK; encoded by the coding sequence ATGACCAAACGTGAAGCTCCAATCTACAAGGTGATTTTCCTCAACCAGGGCCAGGTGTTCGAAATGTACGCCAAGCAGATCTATCAAAGTGATCTGTGGGGCTTCCTGGAAGTGGAAGAGTTCGTCTTTGGCGAGCGCACCCAGTTGGTCGTCGATCCGGGCGAAGAAAAGCTCAAGGCCCAGTTCGAAGGCGTGGTGCGCAGCTTTGTGCCGATGCATTCGATTGTGCGCATCGATGAGGTCGAACGCCTGGGTACGCCGAAGATCAGCGAAGCACGGGGCACGAGCAATGTGATGCCGTTTCCGATGCCGATGCCTGAGAAGTGA
- the lptE gene encoding LPS assembly lipoprotein LptE, with the protein MIKRNLLVMGLAVLLSACGFQLRGTGTNELSLKELDVSARNAYGETVTQLRQTLENSGVHVYNGATYKLILTDERETQRNISYASAGRASDVELNTALYFEVQGRDQLPLMGDKIQVQKVVSHDGNNLVGSDSETLQVRKEMRRELIQRMMTRLQMLTPEKLAALQQTADNKAKADADALKAAQEYEDNTPKQSPVEVPVE; encoded by the coding sequence ATGATCAAACGCAATCTGCTGGTTATGGGCCTTGCCGTGCTGCTGAGCGCTTGCGGCTTCCAGCTGCGCGGCACCGGCACCAACGAGCTGTCGCTCAAGGAACTCGACGTCAGCGCCCGCAACGCCTACGGCGAAACCGTCACCCAGCTGCGCCAGACCCTGGAGAACAGCGGCGTGCACGTGTACAACGGTGCGACCTACAAACTGATCCTGACGGATGAGAGAGAAACCCAGCGCAATATCAGCTACGCCAGTGCTGGCCGTGCGTCCGATGTGGAGTTGAACACTGCGCTCTACTTCGAAGTACAGGGTCGCGATCAGTTGCCGCTGATGGGTGACAAGATCCAGGTGCAGAAAGTCGTGAGCCACGATGGCAATAACCTGGTGGGTTCGGACTCCGAGACCCTCCAGGTGCGCAAGGAAATGCGTCGTGAGCTGATCCAGCGCATGATGACTCGCCTGCAAATGCTGACCCCGGAAAAGCTCGCCGCTCTGCAGCAAACCGCCGACAACAAGGCCAAGGCTGACGCCGATGCCCTGAAAGCCGCGCAAGAGTATGAAGACAACACGCCGAAACAATCGCCTGTTGAAGTTCCTGTCGAGTAA
- a CDS encoding PhoH family protein: MNAPIAEPHRFLLEPFEARRFANLCGQFDEHLRLIEQRLSIEIRNRGNQFELIGEPQHTTSAENLLRRLYRETKGSELSPETVHLYLQESAVEDLANNPVAEASVALRTKKGMIRPRGLNQQKYVKEILGNDINFGIGPAGTGKTYLAVACAVDALEREQVRRILLVRPAVEAGEKLGFLPGDLAQKIDPYLRPLYDALYEMLGFEYVAKLIERQVIEIAPLAYMRGRTLNNSFIILDESQNTTVEQMKMFLTRIGFGSTAVITGDVTQVDLPKGTKSGLAQVIEVLKDVPGISFTHFMPKDVVRHPLVQRIVEAYERFDHKDDAPARDVRGDA; this comes from the coding sequence TTGAACGCACCCATAGCAGAACCCCATCGTTTTCTCCTCGAGCCGTTTGAGGCTCGCCGTTTCGCCAACCTGTGCGGACAGTTCGACGAGCACCTGCGCCTGATCGAACAACGCCTGAGCATCGAGATCCGCAACCGCGGCAATCAGTTCGAGCTCATTGGTGAACCCCAACACACCACGTCTGCAGAAAACCTGCTGCGTCGCCTCTACCGCGAAACCAAGGGTAGTGAGCTGTCGCCGGAGACGGTGCACCTGTACCTGCAGGAATCAGCCGTGGAGGACCTGGCCAACAACCCGGTGGCCGAAGCCAGCGTGGCCCTGCGTACCAAAAAAGGCATGATTCGCCCACGCGGCTTGAATCAGCAGAAGTACGTCAAGGAAATCCTCGGCAACGACATCAACTTCGGCATCGGCCCAGCCGGTACCGGCAAGACTTACCTGGCCGTCGCCTGTGCGGTGGATGCCCTGGAGCGCGAGCAAGTGCGGCGCATCCTGCTGGTGCGCCCGGCGGTCGAAGCGGGTGAAAAGCTCGGCTTCCTGCCCGGCGACCTGGCCCAGAAGATCGACCCGTACCTGCGCCCGCTCTACGACGCGCTGTACGAGATGCTCGGCTTTGAATACGTGGCCAAGCTGATCGAGCGCCAGGTGATCGAAATCGCCCCGCTGGCCTACATGCGTGGCCGCACCTTGAACAACAGCTTCATCATCCTCGACGAAAGCCAGAACACCACCGTCGAGCAGATGAAGATGTTCCTCACCCGCATCGGTTTCGGCTCTACCGCCGTGATCACCGGTGACGTCACCCAGGTCGACCTGCCCAAGGGCACCAAGTCGGGGCTGGCGCAGGTGATCGAGGTACTCAAGGATGTGCCGGGCATCAGCTTCACGCATTTCATGCCCAAGGACGTGGTGCGTCACCCGCTGGTGCAGCGCATCGTAGAAGCCTATGAGCGTTTCGACCACAAGGATGACGCACCGGCCAGGGATGTTCGCGGCGATGCTTGA
- a CDS encoding YdcF family protein, giving the protein MPFRYFIKQLLLPPGIFLLLLACAWWFRRSRPRLAGVCFALGLGGMWLISLPVMVQWGARALETAPPLAREDWATLAQRADAIVVLGSGRERGDIAWGSDQPTGVGLERERYAARLAKASGLPVLTSGGLHYGTPPSEAELMAVSMQDDFGVSVRWKEERSRTTWENAQMSAEILLPQGIKRVVVVTQAWHMPRSVWSFEKAGFTVVPGPVGFLGVDHGRPLGGWMPEVKAVWQSGQLINEAVGQVGYRLFYR; this is encoded by the coding sequence ATGCCTTTTCGTTATTTCATCAAACAATTGCTGTTGCCGCCCGGCATTTTTTTGTTGTTGTTGGCGTGTGCCTGGTGGTTTCGCCGTAGCCGCCCGCGCCTGGCCGGGGTGTGCTTTGCCCTGGGGCTGGGCGGGATGTGGTTGATCAGCCTGCCGGTGATGGTGCAATGGGGCGCCCGTGCGCTTGAGACAGCGCCGCCATTGGCTCGCGAAGACTGGGCCACGCTCGCCCAGCGCGCCGATGCGATTGTGGTGTTGGGCTCCGGGCGCGAGCGTGGGGACATCGCCTGGGGCAGCGACCAGCCCACCGGCGTTGGTCTTGAGCGTGAGCGTTATGCGGCGCGACTGGCCAAGGCGTCAGGGTTGCCGGTGCTGACCAGCGGCGGTTTGCATTACGGCACGCCGCCCAGTGAAGCCGAACTGATGGCCGTTTCGATGCAGGATGACTTTGGCGTCAGCGTGCGCTGGAAGGAAGAGCGCAGCCGTACCACCTGGGAAAACGCCCAGATGAGCGCCGAAATTCTGCTGCCCCAAGGCATCAAGCGTGTGGTGGTGGTGACGCAGGCCTGGCATATGCCGCGTTCGGTGTGGAGTTTTGAGAAAGCCGGTTTCACCGTGGTGCCTGGGCCGGTGGGCTTTCTGGGTGTAGACCATGGCCGGCCGCTGGGCGGGTGGATGCCGGAGGTCAAGGCGGTGTGGCAGAGCGGGCAGTTGATCAATGAAGCGGTGGGGCAGGTGGGGTATCGGTTGTTCTACCGGTAG
- the miaB gene encoding tRNA (N6-isopentenyl adenosine(37)-C2)-methylthiotransferase MiaB, which translates to MAKKLYIETHGCQMNEYDSSRMVDLLGEHQALEVTARAEDADVILLNTCSIRERAQDRVYSQLGRWRELKLANPDMVIAVGGCVASQEGAAIRDRAPYVDVVFGPQTLHRLPEMIDAARVTKLPQVDVSFPEIEKFDHLPEPRIDGPSAYVSVMEGCSKYCTFCVVPYTRGEEVSRPFDDVLAEIIHLAENGVREVTLLGQNVNGYRGLTHDGRLADLAELIRVVAAVDGIERIRYTTSHPLEFSDSLIQAHAEVPELVKHLHLPVQSGSDRILSAMKRNHTALEYKSKLRKLRAAVPGICISSDFIVGFPGETEKDFQQTMKLIEDVGFDFSYSFVYSQRPGTPAADLLDETPEALKKERLNALQHRLNQQGFEISRQMVGSTQRILVTDYSKKDPGELQGRTENNRIVNFRCDNPTLIGQFADVHIDAAQPHSLRGSLIN; encoded by the coding sequence ATGGCCAAGAAGCTTTATATCGAAACCCACGGTTGCCAGATGAACGAGTACGACAGCTCGCGCATGGTCGACCTGCTGGGCGAACACCAGGCCCTGGAAGTCACCGCCCGCGCCGAAGATGCCGACGTGATCCTGCTCAATACCTGCTCGATCCGCGAACGGGCCCAGGACCGTGTGTACTCCCAGCTGGGCCGCTGGCGTGAATTGAAACTGGCCAACCCGGACATGGTGATCGCCGTCGGCGGTTGCGTGGCCAGCCAGGAAGGTGCTGCGATCCGCGACCGCGCCCCGTATGTCGACGTGGTGTTCGGCCCGCAGACCTTGCACCGCCTGCCGGAAATGATCGACGCCGCACGCGTCACCAAGCTGCCGCAGGTGGACGTATCGTTCCCGGAAATCGAGAAATTCGACCATTTGCCCGAGCCGCGCATCGACGGCCCGAGCGCCTACGTGTCGGTGATGGAAGGTTGCAGCAAGTACTGCACTTTCTGCGTGGTGCCCTACACACGCGGTGAAGAAGTCAGCCGGCCGTTTGACGATGTACTGGCAGAAATCATCCACCTGGCTGAAAACGGCGTGCGCGAAGTGACCCTACTTGGTCAGAACGTCAACGGCTACCGCGGCCTGACCCACGACGGGCGCCTGGCCGACCTGGCGGAGCTGATCCGCGTGGTCGCCGCCGTCGATGGCATCGAACGTATCCGCTATACCACTTCGCACCCGCTGGAATTCTCCGACAGCCTGATCCAGGCCCACGCCGAAGTGCCGGAGCTGGTCAAGCACCTGCACTTGCCGGTGCAATCGGGCTCGGACCGCATCCTGTCGGCGATGAAGCGCAACCACACGGCGCTGGAATACAAATCCAAGCTGCGCAAATTGCGCGCCGCCGTACCGGGCATCTGCATCAGTTCGGACTTTATCGTCGGCTTCCCGGGCGAAACCGAGAAAGATTTCCAGCAGACCATGAAGCTGATTGAAGACGTCGGTTTCGACTTTTCCTACTCGTTTGTGTACAGCCAGCGCCCGGGCACCCCGGCGGCGGACCTGCTGGACGAAACCCCGGAGGCGTTGAAAAAGGAGCGGTTGAACGCACTGCAACATCGCCTCAACCAACAGGGTTTCGAAATCAGCCGACAAATGGTCGGCTCGACCCAGCGCATCCTGGTCACCGATTACTCGAAGAAAGACCCGGGTGAGTTGCAGGGGCGCACCGAGAACAACCGCATCGTCAACTTCCGCTGCGACAACCCGACCCTGATCGGCCAATTTGCCGATGTGCACATCGATGCGGCGCAGCCACACTCGTTGCGCGGCTCGCTGATCAACTGA
- the holA gene encoding DNA polymerase III subunit delta translates to MKLAPAQLAKHLQGGLAPVYIVSGDDPLLCQEAADAIRTAARQQGFDERQVFSADASFDWGTLLQAGASMSLFAEKRLLELRLPSGKPGDKGAAALMEYCSRPAEDTVLLISLPKLDGSAQKTKWGKALVEGAQTQFIQIWPVDSNQLPQWIRQRLSQSGLAATQDAVELIAARVEGNLLAAAQEIEKLKLMAEDGQITVETVQGAVADSARFDVFGLVDAILNGEPAHALRMLEGLRGEGVEPPVILWALARELRVLANIALQYSQGTPLDKCFSQARPPVWDKRKPLMSKALQRHSAQRWAQLLLEAQRIDAQIKGQAAGSPWMSLSRLSLLMAGQRLTLPAE, encoded by the coding sequence ATGAAACTCGCCCCCGCCCAACTCGCCAAACACCTGCAAGGTGGCCTCGCGCCTGTCTATATCGTCAGCGGTGATGACCCGTTGCTGTGCCAGGAAGCGGCCGACGCTATCCGCACTGCCGCGCGCCAGCAAGGTTTCGATGAACGCCAGGTATTCAGTGCTGACGCCAGTTTCGACTGGGGCACCCTGCTGCAAGCCGGCGCGAGCATGTCGCTGTTTGCCGAAAAGCGCTTGCTGGAGCTGCGCCTGCCCTCGGGCAAGCCGGGCGACAAAGGTGCGGCGGCGCTGATGGAATACTGCTCGCGCCCTGCCGAAGACACCGTGCTCCTGATCAGCCTGCCCAAGCTCGACGGCAGCGCGCAGAAAACCAAGTGGGGCAAGGCACTGGTAGAAGGTGCGCAAACCCAGTTCATCCAGATCTGGCCTGTGGACAGCAACCAGTTGCCGCAGTGGATTCGTCAGCGCCTGTCACAATCGGGGCTGGCGGCGACACAAGATGCCGTGGAGCTGATCGCCGCCCGGGTCGAGGGCAACCTGCTTGCCGCCGCCCAGGAGATCGAAAAGCTCAAGCTGATGGCCGAGGATGGGCAGATCACCGTCGAAACCGTACAAGGCGCAGTGGCCGATAGCGCTCGCTTTGATGTGTTCGGCCTGGTCGATGCGATCCTCAACGGTGAGCCTGCCCACGCGCTGCGTATGCTTGAAGGCTTGCGTGGCGAAGGGGTGGAACCGCCGGTGATCCTCTGGGCCCTGGCCCGGGAGCTGCGAGTACTGGCGAATATCGCCTTGCAATACAGCCAGGGCACACCGCTGGACAAATGCTTCAGCCAGGCCAGGCCACCGGTGTGGGACAAGCGCAAACCGCTGATGAGCAAAGCCCTGCAACGGCACTCGGCGCAACGCTGGGCGCAACTGTTGCTGGAAGCGCAACGCATCGATGCGCAGATCAAGGGCCAGGCCGCCGGCTCGCCGTGGATGAGCCTGAGCCGTTTGTCGCTATTGATGGCCGGCCAGCGCCTCACCCTGCCAGCCGAATAA
- a CDS encoding HlyC/CorC family transporter — translation MSEDRSSNGQKSWLGKLTQAFAHEPKNRQELLELLREAHQNKLLDSEALAIVEGAIQVADLQVRDIMVPRSQMISIKATQTPREFLPAVIDSAHSRYPVIGESHDDVMGVLLAKDLLPLILKENGDSFNIKDLLRPATFVPESKRLNVLLREFRANHNHMAIVIDEYGGVAGLVTIEDVLEQIVGDIEDEHDVEEDSYIKPLPSGDFLVKALTPIENFNEFFDSEFSDDEFDTVGGLVMSAFGHLPKRNETTEIGAYRFRILNADSRRIHLIRLTPIAR, via the coding sequence ATGAGCGAAGACCGATCGAGCAACGGGCAGAAGTCATGGCTGGGTAAACTGACCCAGGCTTTTGCCCACGAGCCGAAAAACCGCCAGGAGCTGCTGGAGCTGCTGCGCGAGGCCCACCAGAACAAGTTGCTGGACAGCGAAGCGCTGGCCATCGTCGAAGGCGCCATCCAGGTGGCTGACCTGCAAGTACGGGACATCATGGTCCCGCGCTCGCAGATGATCAGCATCAAGGCGACCCAGACCCCACGGGAATTCCTCCCGGCCGTGATCGACTCGGCGCACTCGCGCTACCCGGTGATCGGTGAAAGCCATGATGATGTCATGGGTGTTTTGCTGGCCAAGGACCTGTTGCCGCTGATCCTCAAGGAGAATGGCGACAGCTTCAACATCAAGGACCTGCTGCGTCCGGCCACCTTCGTACCTGAATCCAAGCGCCTGAATGTGCTGCTGCGCGAATTTCGCGCCAACCACAATCACATGGCCATTGTGATCGACGAATACGGCGGCGTGGCTGGCCTGGTGACCATCGAAGACGTGCTGGAACAGATCGTCGGCGATATCGAAGACGAGCACGACGTCGAAGAAGACAGCTACATCAAGCCGCTGCCCAGCGGTGACTTCCTGGTCAAGGCGCTGACGCCGATCGAGAACTTCAACGAGTTCTTCGACAGCGAATTCTCCGACGATGAGTTCGACACGGTCGGCGGCCTGGTGATGAGTGCGTTCGGGCATCTGCCCAAGCGTAACGAAACCACCGAGATTGGCGCCTATCGCTTCCGCATTTTGAATGCCGATAGTCGTCGTATCCATCTGATCCGTTTGACACCTATTGCCCGCTAA
- the leuS gene encoding leucine--tRNA ligase codes for MHEQYQPREIENAAQTFWDEQKSFEVSEQPGKETYYCLSMFPYPSGKLHMGHVRNYTIGDVISRYQRMLGKNVLQPMGWDAFGMPAENAAMKNNVAPAKWTYENIAYMKTQLRSLGLAVDWSREVTTCKPDYYRWEQWLFTRLFEKGVIYKKSGTVNWDPIDQTVLANEQVIDGRGWRSGALIEKREIPMYYFKITAYADELLSSLDDLPGWPEQVKTMQRNWIGKSKGMEVQFPYNVDSIGEAGALKVFTTRPDTLMGATYVAVAAEHPLATQAAQNNPELQAFIAECKGGSVAEADVATQEKKGLPTGLFVEHPLTGEKLPVWVANYVLMHYGDGAVMAVPAHDERDFEFATKYSLPIKSVVRTSSGDTNPAPWQDAYGEHGTLINSGEFDGLDFQGAFDAIEVALIKKNLGASRTQFRLRDWGISRQRYWGCPIPIIHCQTCGDVPVPEDQLPVVLPEDVVPDGAGSPLARMPEFYECNCPKCGAPAKRETDTMDTFVESSWYYARYASPHYEGGLVEKSAADHWLPVDQYIGGIEHAILHLLYARFFHKLMRDEGLVSSDEPFKNLLTQGMVIADTYYRREANGAYTWFNPADVELERDSKAKVISAKLKADGLPVEIGGTEKMAKSKNNGVDPQSMIDQFGADTCRLFMMFASPPDMSAEWSDSGVEGSHRFLKRVWRLAHAHVSQGLPGKLDVAALNDEQKAIRRSTHLAIRQASLDVGQNHKFNTAIAQVMTLMNVLEKAPQATELDRALIHEGLETVTLLLAPITPHISHDLWNRLGHSGAVIDAAWPVQDDSALVQDTLQLVIQVNGKLRGQIDMPASASREEVEAAARINENVLRFTEGLTIRKVIVVPGKLVNIVAS; via the coding sequence ATGCACGAACAATATCAGCCCCGTGAAATAGAAAATGCCGCACAAACCTTCTGGGACGAGCAAAAGTCCTTTGAAGTCAGCGAACAGCCAGGCAAGGAGACTTACTACTGCCTATCGATGTTCCCTTACCCCAGCGGCAAGCTACACATGGGGCACGTGCGTAACTACACCATCGGCGACGTGATTTCCCGCTACCAGCGCATGCTCGGCAAAAACGTCCTGCAACCCATGGGTTGGGACGCCTTCGGTATGCCGGCGGAAAACGCCGCGATGAAAAACAACGTGGCGCCCGCCAAGTGGACCTACGAAAACATCGCCTACATGAAGACCCAGCTGCGCAGCCTGGGCCTGGCGGTGGACTGGTCCCGCGAGGTCACCACCTGCAAGCCGGACTACTACCGTTGGGAACAATGGCTGTTCACGCGCCTGTTCGAAAAAGGTGTGATCTACAAAAAGAGCGGCACCGTGAACTGGGACCCGATCGACCAGACCGTACTGGCCAACGAGCAGGTCATCGACGGTCGCGGCTGGCGCTCCGGCGCGCTGATCGAAAAGCGCGAAATCCCGATGTACTACTTCAAGATCACCGCCTACGCGGATGAACTGTTGTCGAGCCTCGACGACCTGCCGGGCTGGCCTGAACAGGTCAAGACCATGCAGCGCAACTGGATCGGCAAATCCAAGGGCATGGAAGTGCAGTTCCCGTATAACGTCGATTCCATCGGCGAAGCGGGCGCCCTGAAAGTCTTTACCACCCGTCCGGATACGCTGATGGGCGCGACTTACGTCGCGGTCGCCGCCGAACACCCGCTGGCCACCCAGGCTGCACAGAACAACCCCGAGCTGCAGGCGTTCATCGCCGAATGCAAGGGCGGCAGCGTGGCGGAAGCCGACGTCGCCACCCAGGAGAAAAAAGGCCTGCCGACCGGCCTGTTCGTCGAGCACCCGCTGACCGGCGAGAAACTGCCGGTATGGGTCGCCAACTATGTGCTGATGCACTACGGCGACGGCGCCGTCATGGCCGTGCCGGCCCACGACGAGCGCGATTTCGAATTCGCCACCAAATACAGCCTGCCGATCAAGTCGGTAGTACGTACCAGCTCGGGCGACACCAACCCAGCCCCGTGGCAAGACGCCTACGGCGAGCACGGCACCCTGATCAACTCCGGCGAATTTGACGGCCTGGACTTCCAGGGCGCCTTCGACGCCATCGAAGTCGCGCTGATCAAGAAGAACCTCGGTGCCTCGCGCACCCAGTTCCGCCTGCGCGACTGGGGTATCAGCCGCCAGCGCTACTGGGGCTGCCCGATCCCGATCATCCACTGCCAAACCTGTGGCGATGTACCGGTACCGGAAGACCAACTGCCGGTCGTGCTGCCTGAAGATGTAGTGCCGGATGGCGCTGGCTCGCCATTGGCGCGCATGCCCGAGTTCTACGAGTGCAACTGCCCGAAATGCGGCGCACCGGCCAAGCGTGAAACCGACACCATGGACACCTTCGTGGAGTCCTCCTGGTACTACGCCCGTTACGCCTCGCCGCACTATGAAGGTGGTCTGGTGGAGAAATCCGCAGCCGACCATTGGCTGCCGGTTGATCAGTACATCGGCGGTATCGAACACGCCATTCTCCATCTGCTGTACGCGCGCTTCTTCCACAAGCTGATGCGTGACGAAGGCCTGGTGAGCTCCGATGAGCCGTTCAAGAACCTGCTGACCCAGGGCATGGTGATCGCCGACACCTACTATCGTCGCGAAGCCAATGGCGCCTACACCTGGTTCAACCCGGCGGACGTCGAACTTGAGCGTGACAGCAAAGCCAAGGTGATCAGCGCCAAACTGAAAGCCGACGGCCTGCCGGTGGAAATCGGTGGCACCGAGAAGATGGCCAAGTCCAAGAACAACGGCGTCGACCCACAGTCGATGATCGACCAGTTCGGCGCCGATACCTGCCGCCTGTTCATGATGTTCGCCTCGCCGCCCGACATGAGCGCCGAATGGTCCGACTCCGGCGTCGAAGGCTCGCACCGCTTCCTCAAGCGCGTCTGGCGCCTGGCCCATGCCCATGTCAGCCAGGGCTTGCCGGGCAAGCTGGACGTCGCGGCCTTGAACGACGAGCAGAAAGCCATTCGTCGCAGCACTCACCTGGCCATCCGCCAGGCGAGCCTGGACGTAGGGCAGAACCACAAGTTCAACACCGCCATCGCCCAGGTGATGACACTGATGAACGTGCTGGAAAAAGCCCCGCAGGCCACCGAACTTGATCGCGCGCTGATTCACGAGGGCCTGGAAACGGTTACCCTGCTGCTCGCACCGATCACGCCGCATATCAGCCACGACCTGTGGAACCGCCTGGGCCACAGCGGCGCCGTCATCGATGCCGCCTGGCCGGTACAGGATGACAGCGCCCTGGTTCAGGACACGCTGCAACTGGTCATCCAGGTTAACGGTAAACTGCGCGGCCAGATCGACATGCCGGCCAGTGCCAGCCGTGAAGAGGTCGAAGCGGCTGCGCGCATCAACGAAAACGTGCTGCGCTTTACCGAAGGCTTGACGATCCGCAAAGTGATCGTGGTGCCCGGCAAACTGGTCAACATCGTCGCCAGCTAA